The Streptomyces sp. NBC_00344 genome includes a window with the following:
- a CDS encoding class I SAM-dependent methyltransferase — MTIQADVAPGLLEQVDQPRVGDAFGELVTRCWAAGARPGSVFEVLERADGAVFATDTSHWFSGPAQWNGAETWACEQARGRILDIGCGPGRHALALTEAGHHVLGLDSSPGAVAVAEERGLSVVLGELGEAEALGAFDTLLLLGNNLGFLGSRESSPAVLAQLAALARPGSQLLASTRDMRNSQVPETLAYRARNRALGRLPGEYRVRIRSRATATPWFEYLYASVDEVRELVRDSPWALCDSHQEGTAVAVRLELRG, encoded by the coding sequence GTGACCATACAAGCCGATGTTGCTCCCGGATTGCTGGAGCAGGTGGACCAGCCCCGGGTCGGAGACGCGTTCGGGGAGCTCGTCACCCGCTGCTGGGCTGCCGGGGCACGGCCCGGGTCTGTCTTCGAGGTACTGGAGCGGGCCGACGGCGCCGTCTTCGCCACCGACACGTCGCACTGGTTCAGCGGCCCCGCGCAGTGGAACGGCGCCGAGACCTGGGCCTGTGAGCAGGCCCGTGGCCGGATCCTCGACATCGGATGCGGGCCGGGACGGCACGCCCTCGCTCTCACCGAGGCCGGCCACCACGTCCTCGGCCTGGACTCGTCGCCCGGCGCGGTGGCCGTGGCCGAGGAACGCGGGCTCTCCGTGGTTCTCGGAGAACTCGGCGAGGCCGAAGCGCTCGGTGCGTTCGACACCCTGCTGCTCCTCGGCAACAACCTCGGCTTCCTCGGCAGCAGGGAGTCAAGTCCGGCGGTGCTCGCCCAACTGGCGGCACTTGCCCGCCCGGGATCACAACTCCTCGCCTCCACCCGCGACATGCGTAACAGTCAGGTTCCGGAGACCCTGGCCTACCGTGCCAGGAACCGCGCTCTGGGGCGGCTCCCCGGCGAGTACCGGGTACGCATCCGCTCCCGGGCGACAGCGACCCCCTGGTTCGAATACCTCTACGCCTCGGTCGACGAGGTGCGGGAGCTTGTGCGGGACTCCCCATGGGCTCTGTGCGACTCCCACCAGGAAGGAACGGCCGTCGCGGTGCGGCTGGAGCTGCGGGGCTGA
- a CDS encoding PPOX class F420-dependent oxidoreductase, whose amino-acid sequence MNTNAPETASVTTGEEQEPGGGPAPRILSEKQLSRLLREQQFGVLASVRRSGHPHLTTVLYHWNPDERVVRISTTADRLKVRQLRHDPHAALHVTGPDVWSFAVAEGLAEVSDVTTEPGDAIGRELLALTPGFEDPAQETAFLAQLVAERRVVIRIRVSRLYGTALDIPTTD is encoded by the coding sequence ATGAACACGAACGCGCCCGAGACCGCAAGCGTCACGACCGGAGAGGAGCAGGAGCCGGGTGGTGGACCGGCACCCCGGATTCTCTCGGAGAAACAGCTGTCCCGGTTGTTGCGGGAGCAGCAGTTCGGAGTGCTCGCGAGCGTTCGGCGTAGCGGCCACCCCCATCTGACGACCGTGCTCTATCACTGGAATCCCGACGAACGCGTCGTACGGATCTCCACAACAGCCGACCGCCTCAAGGTTCGCCAGTTGCGGCACGATCCGCACGCCGCTCTGCATGTCACCGGGCCGGATGTCTGGTCGTTCGCCGTCGCCGAGGGGCTGGCGGAGGTGTCGGATGTGACCACGGAGCCGGGTGACGCGATCGGCCGGGAACTACTCGCTCTGACCCCTGGGTTCGAGGATCCGGCGCAGGAGACGGCGTTCCTCGCGCAACTGGTCGCGGAACGGCGTGTGGTCATCAGGATCAGGGTGTCCCGCCTGTACGGAACAGCCCTGGACATCCCCACCACGGACTGA
- a CDS encoding MarR family winged helix-turn-helix transcriptional regulator yields MTAMTPTRTEPDLSFLLDHASHVLRTRMSAALAEIGLTARMHCVLVHAMEEERTQIQLAEIGDMDKTTMVVTVDALEDAGLAERRPSSTDRRARIIAVTPKGARIAGRSQEIVDGVHKEALSDLTKEDRRVFLSILHSLVEGPLATPVENPRPVRRARQHGKQGRNK; encoded by the coding sequence ATGACAGCCATGACACCCACCCGCACCGAGCCGGACCTGTCGTTCCTGCTGGACCACGCGAGTCACGTCCTGCGGACCCGTATGTCCGCGGCGCTCGCCGAGATCGGCCTCACGGCACGCATGCACTGCGTACTGGTTCACGCCATGGAAGAGGAACGCACTCAGATCCAGCTCGCCGAGATCGGCGACATGGACAAGACGACCATGGTGGTGACGGTGGACGCCCTCGAAGACGCCGGTCTCGCCGAGCGCCGCCCCTCGAGCACGGACCGGCGGGCCCGGATCATCGCGGTCACACCGAAGGGCGCCCGGATCGCCGGGCGGAGCCAGGAGATCGTCGACGGCGTCCACAAGGAAGCACTCTCCGATCTCACCAAGGAGGACAGGAGGGTCTTCCTGAGCATCTTGCACAGCCTGGTCGAGGGGCCGTTGGCAACTCCCGTCGAGAATCCGCGACCGGTCCGGAGGGCGCGTCAGCACGGAAAGCAAGGCCGAAACAAATAG
- a CDS encoding ABC transporter permease: MTTLSSATPTISAVTAAEPAARFRDLLVSEWIKIRSLRSTPWTLALTTLFVIGSAAVAALAEINDLRTMSPAARADQGFHVFVAFPAAGYMTLMLVAGSVGALTVVSEYSSGLIRTTTVAVPARGAVVLAKAVVTAALWTAVGTVISPGCFLVSQAILNGQQAGVPLTHPGVLRALVASALLAPVCALIGLGFGALIRHSATTMVTSAFTLVMLPPIFSQSARWSAAVSHAMPVTAWKRLVQNWAPDSHSLAYSATVPGSWAVYALWPLVAVALAVVIVRHRDV; encoded by the coding sequence ATGACCACACTCTCCTCGGCCACCCCGACCATCTCGGCCGTGACTGCCGCCGAGCCGGCCGCCCGTTTCCGCGACCTGCTCGTCTCCGAATGGATCAAGATACGGTCCCTGCGCTCCACCCCATGGACCCTCGCACTCACCACCCTGTTCGTCATCGGGTCCGCTGCTGTAGCGGCACTGGCGGAAATCAACGACCTTCGGACGATGAGCCCGGCGGCGAGGGCCGATCAGGGATTCCATGTGTTCGTCGCGTTTCCCGCGGCCGGTTACATGACGCTGATGCTCGTCGCCGGCAGCGTCGGTGCCCTCACCGTCGTGAGCGAGTACAGCAGCGGCCTGATCCGCACCACCACCGTGGCCGTCCCCGCCCGTGGTGCGGTGGTGCTGGCCAAGGCGGTCGTCACCGCCGCGCTCTGGACCGCAGTCGGCACGGTCATCTCCCCCGGTTGCTTCCTGGTCTCCCAAGCCATCCTGAACGGGCAACAGGCCGGGGTTCCGCTCACCCATCCCGGAGTCCTCCGGGCCTTGGTGGCGTCCGCCCTGCTGGCCCCGGTCTGCGCACTGATCGGCCTCGGCTTCGGGGCTCTGATCAGGCACAGCGCCACCACCATGGTCACCAGCGCCTTTACCCTGGTGATGCTGCCGCCGATCTTCTCGCAGAGCGCCCGCTGGTCCGCCGCTGTGAGCCACGCGATGCCGGTCACGGCATGGAAGCGCCTGGTCCAGAACTGGGCACCGGATTCCCATTCGCTCGCCTACAGCGCCACAGTCCCCGGCTCGTGGGCCGTGTACGCGCTCTGGCCGTTGGTCGCTGTTGCACTCGCTGTGGTCATCGTGCGGCACCGCGACGTGTGA
- a CDS encoding ABC transporter ATP-binding protein: protein MIEVNELTKRYSGKTAVDRLSFTVRPGQVTGFLGPNGAGKTTTLRMILGLDAPTGGAATVSGVPFRSHPRGLRHVGALLDAGQVHGGRTAEAHLSALAHGNGISPRRVDEVLHEVGLAEAAPRRIGGFSLGMKQRLGIATALLGDPPVLMFDEPVNGMDPEGVLWMRRLFRRLAAEGRTVFLSSHLMSEMENTADQLVVIGRGRLIAAESVRDFAARGTRLGVLVSTRQAAELTAVLTAAGASVEPEGSADAERFAVTGLPADRIAALAFENRIVLNELTTRTASLEEAFMELTASSVEYQAGQPR, encoded by the coding sequence GTGATCGAAGTCAACGAACTCACCAAGCGCTACAGCGGCAAGACCGCCGTCGACCGGCTGTCCTTCACCGTGCGACCGGGCCAGGTCACCGGTTTCCTCGGCCCCAACGGAGCCGGTAAGACCACCACCCTGCGGATGATCCTCGGCCTGGACGCGCCCACCGGCGGCGCCGCCACAGTCAGCGGCGTCCCCTTCCGCAGCCACCCGCGCGGCCTGCGGCACGTCGGCGCCCTCCTTGACGCGGGCCAGGTCCACGGCGGACGCACTGCCGAGGCTCACCTGTCTGCCCTGGCCCACGGCAACGGGATCTCCCCGCGCCGAGTGGACGAAGTGCTGCACGAGGTGGGGCTGGCCGAGGCAGCGCCCCGCCGCATCGGCGGCTTCTCGCTCGGCATGAAACAGCGGCTCGGGATCGCCACCGCGCTGCTCGGCGACCCGCCGGTGCTGATGTTCGACGAACCGGTCAACGGCATGGACCCGGAGGGCGTGCTCTGGATGCGCCGCCTCTTCCGGCGCCTCGCGGCCGAGGGCCGTACGGTCTTCCTCTCCAGCCACCTCATGTCGGAGATGGAGAACACCGCCGACCAGCTCGTCGTCATCGGCCGGGGCCGGCTCATCGCCGCCGAGTCGGTACGGGACTTCGCGGCACGCGGCACCCGCCTCGGCGTCCTGGTGAGCACGCGGCAGGCCGCCGAGCTGACGGCGGTGCTGACCGCCGCGGGGGCGTCGGTCGAGCCGGAGGGATCGGCGGACGCCGAGAGGTTCGCCGTGACCGGGCTGCCGGCGGACCGGATCGCAGCGCTCGCCTTCGAGAACCGGATCGTGCTGAACGAGCTGACCACCCGAACTGCCTCACTGGAGGAGGCCTTCATGGAACTCACCGCCAGCAGCGTCGAATACCAGGCAGGACAACCCCGATGA